In a single window of the Candidatus Melainabacteria bacterium genome:
- a CDS encoding glycosyl hydrolase family protein produces the protein MRDCHRENLDSCRDKAAVTNADFDVHQLFASGERSSAQPDPTPSNYLEFSSPYPSTQAAVSAQSEAASLSQVPKGHFSTLAGMDGDSSSLSFQDVYQGFTSMKGSDNLIDRDEWSRFFAAQGLQTPTDRFDRLSGLDGDAKTVSINDLYNAYKTMAGKDSVVKWDEWLNFMAKDAPPAGSGGGSDGGGKGGSDGGGKGNGGSDKLSQDDQAIAGIDGNWKKHFDSKFADDPTMSQFFNGSDQFGNRSYPGNGEKQLDSPDNTKVTTVTDPVTGKQITVADQFVTRDANGQIYSGMITTKDTLPADGLFVARIKLSDTGGTWPAFWAWRTGREIDVMEGLRNGEHGTGSRADDYNYHFNTHDWGPGSAHTAQGGWANVKDILDKEPPTLDGDKQTLTNSFHNYAVAVHGNETTYYFDGHVLGKVTDKFGGQSLNWLLNTAVGGNWGGLDHINDGPFGPQHGTQIEYFKMFQST, from the coding sequence ATGAGAGATTGCCATCGTGAAAATCTTGACAGTTGCCGTGATAAGGCAGCAGTTACCAACGCTGATTTTGACGTTCATCAGCTGTTTGCATCTGGTGAGCGGTCCAGCGCTCAGCCGGACCCAACGCCTTCGAATTATCTTGAATTTTCGTCGCCATACCCGAGTACACAAGCCGCTGTTTCCGCACAATCCGAAGCCGCTTCTCTGTCCCAGGTACCCAAAGGGCACTTCAGCACACTGGCCGGCATGGACGGTGATAGCAGTTCTCTGTCGTTTCAAGATGTTTACCAGGGCTTCACTTCCATGAAGGGCAGCGACAATTTAATTGATCGCGATGAATGGAGTCGGTTTTTCGCAGCTCAGGGATTGCAGACTCCGACAGATAGATTCGATCGCCTCTCTGGTCTGGATGGTGATGCGAAAACTGTAAGCATCAACGATTTGTACAACGCTTACAAGACGATGGCTGGAAAAGACAGTGTCGTTAAATGGGACGAGTGGTTGAATTTTATGGCCAAGGATGCACCGCCTGCAGGCAGCGGTGGTGGCTCTGACGGTGGTGGTAAAGGCGGTTCCGACGGTGGCGGAAAGGGCAACGGCGGTTCCGATAAGTTGAGTCAGGACGACCAGGCAATCGCAGGAATTGACGGCAACTGGAAGAAGCATTTTGACAGCAAGTTTGCCGACGATCCCACAATGAGTCAGTTCTTTAATGGCTCGGATCAATTCGGCAATCGTTCCTATCCCGGCAATGGTGAAAAACAACTCGACAGTCCCGATAACACAAAAGTTACTACAGTAACCGATCCCGTTACGGGCAAGCAGATCACTGTGGCCGACCAGTTTGTTACCCGTGACGCCAACGGCCAAATTTATTCGGGAATGATAACGACGAAAGACACGCTTCCTGCCGATGGTCTCTTTGTGGCGCGAATCAAGCTATCGGATACGGGTGGAACATGGCCGGCATTCTGGGCCTGGCGCACGGGGCGAGAGATAGATGTGATGGAAGGACTGCGCAATGGCGAGCATGGTACAGGCTCTCGAGCCGATGATTACAACTATCACTTCAACACTCATGACTGGGGACCAGGATCAGCACATACGGCACAGGGAGGCTGGGCTAATGTTAAGGACATCCTGGACAAGGAACCGCCAACTCTTGATGGTGATAAACAAACATTGACCAACAGTTTTCATAACTATGCAGTGGCAGTGCACGGCAACGAGACAACTTACTATTTCGATGGTCACGTGCTTGGAAAAGTAACAGACAAATTTGGAGGCCAGAGTTTGAACTGGTTGCTGAATACTGCAGTTGGTGGAAACTGGGGCGGTCTGGATCACATCAATGATGGACCTTTCGGTCCTCAGCATGGCACGCAGATTGAGTATTTTAAAATGTTCCAGAGTACCTGA
- a CDS encoding serine/threonine protein kinase, translating to MSLEDHMDVNARTSEAQSSLTQSRVCSQCGLSVSFSVTRCPNDGTSLLTKSEIGTELASQYEFLSVIASGGMGIIYEARNLVLNQKMAVKMMKTEKLDEKNVKRFKKEAEALAALEHPNIIHVRHYGLTENGQPYMVLDYVEGTSMSQLIQSRGPIPVAFAIQFFIQIADALSHAHERGVWHQDLKPNNIMICQSGLAIPYIKLIDFGIAKIINGEATPAGLTDTGDILGSPAYMSPEQASGGKVDERTDIYSLGCVMFEALTGTQPFSGTTALEVIAHQVNTKAPSIEDRALSEFPQSLVQIVAKTLEKNADQRYQSMAELRDALAKVLKNDHEDTGQFRARTQTEQFKDSLNTPTAKALMVTGIVITMTILFTNICLLIAEATHDREVALARKKIKDEAEAANVYDEPVLARQMIREGLTKWRAGGRFQLKVDCDDSTLDEFGLYPAQATYVELENTNIKGPGLAYLIRYPVDFLTMNDSSMTDRAMLEIKHMKRLRELQVDATSVTKAGFEQLREMPNLTRLSARTDRLNDETMRVIADIKSLEHLQCGRNEGITAVGYAYLKKLPHLNCLDMLQNPIDASIARAISQATQIRILNFERTNINDDCLREICNLKNLEELLLTDCKHFTGVGLKYLVKLPGLKSVKLDRDSQLSDKEMMVLGDLPKLTNLDIRRTKVGDLTMEKIAHRDLTHLYIQHTRVTARGLLQLVNCKHLKLVEVEKNQFSPATIEQFEKQKPGVIRFVQQEDYNDDF from the coding sequence GTGAGCCTTGAAGACCACATGGACGTCAACGCAAGAACAAGTGAAGCACAAAGCTCCCTCACTCAAAGCCGGGTCTGCTCACAATGTGGACTTTCTGTCTCGTTCAGTGTAACCAGATGCCCAAATGACGGCACTTCTCTTCTTACGAAATCTGAGATAGGAACCGAACTGGCTTCTCAGTATGAGTTTCTCTCTGTCATTGCCAGCGGTGGCATGGGAATCATTTATGAAGCAAGAAATCTCGTCTTGAATCAAAAAATGGCCGTCAAAATGATGAAGACGGAGAAGCTAGACGAGAAAAACGTAAAACGATTTAAAAAAGAAGCAGAGGCTCTAGCAGCGCTCGAACATCCTAACATTATCCACGTTCGTCACTATGGCTTGACCGAAAATGGTCAGCCCTACATGGTTCTGGATTACGTCGAGGGTACTTCGATGTCTCAGCTCATTCAATCCAGGGGTCCGATTCCTGTTGCCTTCGCCATCCAATTTTTCATCCAGATTGCCGATGCACTGTCGCACGCTCATGAACGAGGCGTCTGGCATCAAGACTTGAAACCGAACAACATTATGATCTGTCAGTCAGGGTTGGCAATACCATACATCAAATTGATTGATTTTGGTATTGCCAAGATTATCAACGGCGAAGCTACTCCAGCTGGACTGACCGACACGGGCGATATCCTGGGCAGCCCTGCTTACATGAGTCCTGAACAAGCAAGTGGTGGCAAAGTCGATGAGCGCACTGATATCTACTCACTGGGATGCGTGATGTTCGAAGCGTTAACCGGAACGCAGCCTTTCAGTGGCACTACCGCGCTTGAGGTGATAGCTCACCAGGTCAACACGAAGGCACCATCAATCGAGGATCGTGCCTTAAGCGAATTTCCTCAGAGCCTCGTGCAGATCGTCGCTAAAACACTGGAGAAAAATGCAGACCAGAGATACCAGTCAATGGCGGAGCTGAGAGATGCGCTGGCTAAGGTATTGAAAAACGATCACGAAGATACTGGCCAATTCCGGGCCAGGACGCAAACAGAACAGTTCAAAGATTCGCTAAATACCCCCACTGCGAAAGCTTTGATGGTTACCGGAATTGTAATCACGATGACAATTCTATTCACCAACATCTGCTTGCTTATCGCTGAAGCAACACACGATCGAGAAGTCGCCCTTGCCCGCAAAAAGATCAAAGATGAGGCCGAAGCCGCAAATGTCTACGATGAGCCCGTCCTTGCGCGCCAGATGATTCGCGAAGGATTAACCAAATGGAGAGCCGGAGGACGATTTCAGCTGAAAGTCGACTGCGACGACAGTACATTGGATGAGTTCGGACTCTATCCGGCACAAGCAACTTATGTTGAGCTTGAAAATACAAACATCAAAGGACCAGGATTGGCCTATTTGATCCGCTACCCGGTGGATTTTCTGACAATGAATGATTCGAGCATGACTGATCGAGCCATGTTAGAGATAAAGCACATGAAGAGACTACGAGAACTGCAAGTGGACGCTACTTCAGTAACGAAAGCAGGATTCGAACAGCTGAGAGAAATGCCGAATTTGACTCGATTGTCGGCACGCACAGATCGCCTGAACGACGAAACCATGCGGGTCATAGCCGACATAAAATCACTTGAACACTTGCAGTGTGGTCGTAACGAAGGTATCACGGCGGTGGGCTATGCTTACTTGAAAAAATTACCCCATCTGAATTGCCTGGACATGTTGCAAAATCCCATTGATGCTTCAATTGCAAGAGCAATCAGTCAAGCCACTCAGATCAGAATTTTGAATTTCGAAAGAACAAACATCAATGACGATTGCTTGAGAGAAATTTGCAACTTGAAAAATCTGGAGGAACTTCTTCTTACCGACTGTAAGCATTTTACAGGCGTCGGTCTAAAATACCTGGTAAAACTGCCTGGTTTGAAGAGTGTAAAACTGGACAGAGACTCCCAACTGAGTGACAAAGAGATGATGGTACTGGGCGATTTGCCTAAACTGACAAATTTAGATATTCGGCGAACCAAGGTCGGAGACCTGACTATGGAAAAAATTGCGCACAGAGATCTGACTCATCTGTATATCCAACACACCAGAGTAACGGCCCGAGGTCTCTTGCAGCTTGTGAACTGCAAGCACCTGAAACTTGTCGAAGTCGAGAAGAATCAATTTTCGCCAGCAACTATTGAACAATTTGAAAAACAGAAGCCTGGAGTAATCAGATTCGTTCAACAAGAAGATTACAACGACGACTTCTGA
- a CDS encoding carbon-nitrogen hydrolase family protein gives MKVAVGQMSVSNDKDSNLATIEELVKQAFESGAKLICFPECCMYASLDERQSFTDIAEPLSGPFVSALKRFANLYSICIVAGIFESSVDANRVYNTVVVIDENGQIKDPYRKIHLYDAFGTKESDRVLAGDGNTLVFKAGTMTFGVMTCYDLRFPELARFLAFQGAQVILLPAAWRPGPMKEAHLEILTRARAIENNVYMVVAAQVGINCCGNSMVVDPMGVIQASVANNECILVSELNKQRIDEVREISPTLQNRRTDLYARWRDSNQRWYEDVSSEV, from the coding sequence ATGAAAGTTGCTGTGGGACAGATGTCGGTCTCCAACGACAAAGATTCGAACCTGGCTACGATCGAAGAGCTGGTCAAACAAGCTTTTGAGTCGGGCGCCAAGTTGATCTGCTTTCCAGAATGCTGCATGTATGCATCGCTTGATGAAAGACAATCCTTTACCGATATCGCCGAGCCTCTGAGCGGACCATTTGTATCCGCATTAAAGCGCTTTGCCAACCTTTATAGCATCTGCATCGTCGCTGGAATTTTTGAGAGCAGCGTTGATGCCAATCGAGTCTACAACACGGTTGTAGTTATCGATGAAAATGGGCAGATTAAAGACCCATACAGAAAGATTCACTTGTATGATGCGTTTGGCACCAAGGAATCAGACCGTGTGTTGGCCGGTGACGGCAATACGCTTGTTTTTAAAGCCGGCACAATGACGTTTGGCGTGATGACTTGTTATGACCTGCGCTTCCCGGAACTGGCACGTTTTCTGGCTTTTCAGGGCGCACAAGTGATTCTTCTTCCCGCTGCCTGGCGACCCGGACCGATGAAAGAGGCGCATCTGGAAATTCTTACTCGTGCCCGCGCAATTGAAAACAACGTGTACATGGTGGTGGCAGCACAGGTTGGTATAAACTGCTGTGGCAACAGTATGGTTGTTGATCCGATGGGTGTCATACAGGCAAGTGTCGCGAATAATGAATGCATTCTAGTCAGCGAACTTAACAAACAAAGAATTGACGAAGTTCGCGAAATATCACCGACACTTCAGAATCGACGAACAGATCTTTACGCACGCTGGAGAGACAGTAATCAGCGCTGGTACGAAGACGTGTCAAGCGAAGTTTGA
- the accC gene encoding acetyl-CoA carboxylase biotin carboxylase subunit: MIQKVLIANRGEIALRVIRACQELDIRTVAVYSQADAESMHVQMADEAFCIGPHQSARSYLHIPALISTALVTGADAIHPGYGFLSENANFAQICADHRIKFIGPSVQAINMMGDKASARETMRKANVPVVPGTEGLVTNEAEAFKIAEEIGYPVIVKATAGGGGKGMRVAVDQVQLGTAIASARSEASAAFGDGGVYIEKYLKPIRHIEIQVMADQHGNVIHLGERDCSVQRRHQKLIEESPSPVITPAMRKKMGETAVAAARAIKYEGAGTFEFIYANDKFYFMEMNTRIQVEHPVTESITGVDLVKEQIRVASGLPLSLKQEEIEFRGHSIECRINAEDPDKNFLPSPGKIEAYIAPGGIGVRVDSHCYPGYSIPPFYDSLVSKLIVWGRDRQEAIQRMLRALDEYAITGIKTTIPFHQKVLLHDAFQRGEVHTDFIEKYMTPVAPEAVAPNGRK, from the coding sequence ATGATTCAGAAAGTATTGATTGCCAATCGCGGCGAAATCGCCTTGAGAGTGATTCGTGCCTGTCAGGAACTCGATATCAGAACAGTTGCGGTCTATTCACAAGCAGACGCTGAATCGATGCACGTGCAGATGGCTGATGAGGCTTTCTGTATCGGTCCGCACCAGTCAGCCCGCAGTTATCTGCACATCCCCGCGTTGATCAGCACTGCGCTTGTTACAGGTGCTGATGCCATTCACCCCGGCTATGGTTTTCTCTCGGAGAATGCCAATTTCGCCCAAATTTGCGCCGATCACCGCATCAAATTTATTGGTCCGAGCGTTCAGGCAATCAACATGATGGGTGATAAGGCCTCCGCTCGAGAAACGATGCGCAAAGCCAATGTTCCCGTTGTACCCGGTACCGAAGGGTTAGTTACCAACGAAGCCGAAGCCTTTAAAATCGCTGAAGAAATTGGCTATCCGGTCATTGTCAAAGCAACTGCAGGCGGTGGCGGCAAGGGAATGCGTGTGGCTGTCGATCAAGTTCAGCTCGGCACGGCCATTGCTTCCGCTCGTAGTGAAGCCTCCGCAGCATTCGGAGATGGTGGCGTCTATATCGAGAAATACTTGAAGCCTATTCGCCACATCGAGATCCAGGTAATGGCTGATCAGCACGGCAATGTCATCCATCTGGGGGAACGCGATTGCTCTGTACAGCGTCGTCACCAGAAATTGATAGAAGAGTCTCCGAGCCCCGTTATCACGCCTGCCATGCGCAAAAAAATGGGCGAAACTGCTGTTGCCGCTGCGCGCGCCATCAAGTATGAGGGCGCAGGAACGTTCGAGTTCATTTATGCCAACGACAAGTTCTATTTCATGGAAATGAATACGAGAATTCAGGTTGAGCATCCAGTAACGGAATCTATAACCGGAGTCGATCTTGTCAAAGAGCAGATTCGAGTTGCTTCCGGTTTGCCGCTCAGCTTGAAACAAGAAGAAATTGAGTTTCGTGGTCACTCGATTGAATGTCGAATCAACGCTGAAGACCCTGATAAAAACTTCTTGCCTTCGCCTGGAAAGATAGAAGCGTATATCGCTCCTGGCGGCATTGGCGTTCGGGTTGACAGTCACTGTTATCCCGGTTACTCCATACCACCATTTTATGATTCGCTTGTAAGCAAGCTTATTGTCTGGGGACGCGACCGCCAGGAAGCTATTCAGCGCATGTTGCGCGCTCTTGATGAATATGCCATCACTGGTATCAAAACAACGATTCCTTTTCATCAAAAAGTTTTGCTTCACGATGCCTTTCAGCGCGGCGAAGTGCACACAGACTTCATTGAGAAGTACATGACTCCAGTTGCGCCTGAAGCGGTCGCGCCGAACGGACGCAAATAA
- the accB gene encoding acetyl-CoA carboxylase biotin carboxyl carrier protein, whose protein sequence is MNIDLEQIRNLLAVVSSTDITELTIEFGDHRITVKKGGAVHHISAELPVAATAPVAPVRQAQPISFEPKQDAPAPARETAPEPPANTSNLVPVTSPMVGTFYRAGSPTSSPFVNVGDHISVGQTVCIIEAMKLMNDMPSEVSGKIVKVCVDNGTTVEYGQQLFLVDPKG, encoded by the coding sequence GTGAACATAGATCTAGAACAAATCCGCAATCTACTTGCGGTTGTTAGCAGCACCGACATAACCGAATTGACCATCGAGTTCGGCGATCACCGAATAACGGTCAAAAAAGGTGGTGCGGTCCATCACATCAGTGCGGAGCTGCCTGTCGCAGCGACGGCTCCGGTCGCGCCTGTCAGACAGGCGCAGCCGATTTCATTCGAACCTAAACAAGACGCACCTGCTCCTGCAAGGGAGACAGCTCCTGAACCACCAGCCAACACTAGCAACCTGGTGCCCGTTACTTCTCCTATGGTAGGCACCTTCTACCGGGCTGGTTCTCCCACTTCCAGCCCGTTCGTAAACGTAGGTGACCACATCTCAGTTGGTCAGACGGTGTGCATTATCGAAGCCATGAAACTTATGAACGACATGCCTTCTGAAGTGAGCGGCAAAATCGTCAAGGTTTGCGTGGACAACGGCACAACCGTTGAGTATGGTCAGCAACTCTTCCTGGTCGACCCTAAAGGCTAA
- the efp gene encoding elongation factor P: MISSNDFRPGVTIEYNNGVWQIVEAMHVKPGKGSAFVRTKMKNVETGAVLENTFRAGEKVPSAVVEKSDMQYLFKAGDNFTMMDVSSYDQIELAPKQIGTSAEFLKEGLEGITVLKFQDRVIGVELPNTVELEVTECAPDERGDTSSGGGKPATLETGATITVPFHIKRGDKIKVDTRSRKYLTRV; this comes from the coding sequence ATGATTTCCAGCAATGATTTTCGACCGGGTGTGACAATTGAATACAACAATGGCGTTTGGCAGATCGTTGAAGCGATGCACGTCAAGCCGGGTAAAGGCTCAGCTTTTGTGCGGACGAAAATGAAGAACGTTGAAACTGGAGCTGTTTTGGAAAATACATTCAGAGCCGGTGAAAAGGTTCCAAGTGCAGTTGTTGAGAAATCCGACATGCAATATCTGTTCAAGGCCGGTGACAATTTCACCATGATGGACGTGAGCAGCTATGACCAGATTGAACTTGCACCAAAGCAGATCGGCACTTCGGCAGAATTTTTGAAAGAAGGCCTGGAAGGCATCACTGTTTTGAAGTTTCAAGACAGAGTAATCGGAGTGGAGTTGCCGAACACCGTTGAGCTCGAAGTCACCGAGTGTGCACCTGATGAAAGAGGTGACACCAGCTCTGGTGGCGGTAAGCCTGCTACGCTGGAAACCGGTGCTACCATCACCGTTCCATTCCACATCAAACGTGGAGATAAGATCAAGGTCGACACAAGAAGCCGCAAGTATTTGACAAGAGTATAG
- a CDS encoding valine--tRNA ligase — protein sequence MSTPSATKQPSESSKMAYNPAEVEAKWTKHWFDNDVFDLDINPDKPKYSIALPPPNITGNLHMGHALNGTLQDVLIRLKRMQGYNVLWQPGTDHAGISTQIVVERMLKKEGKNRRDLGREKFIERVWEWRNESGNTILSQYKRLGVSFNWDRLAFTMDPEYVKAIYRAFVTLYKDGAIYRGNRICNWCPRCLTSLSDLEVEHEEEAGHLYLINYPAVDGSGSLTVATTRPETMFGDVAVAVHPDDDRYKQFVGKMVRLPLTNREIPVIADSYVERDFGTGALKITPAHDANDWEVGQRHKLPQPAVIDAEGKLCANEFVPADLQGKDRFKVRELAVEQLSQQELLKEVQDYTHGVGHCERCHTVIEPYLSDQWYVSMKELVEPAIKAVEDERIVFVPERYTNTYLDWMRNIRDWNISRQLWWGHRIPIWTCDNGHEDAFEEPPGECTKCGSKNLEQDPDVLDTWFSSALWPFATLGWPGESVVLKEFYPTTVLSTAREIINLWVSRMIFMSFKFMKTIPFKHVLIHPVVQTPDGKRMSKSKQNAIDPLDMIGKYGADANRFLFTSMGIKGDQDVRFREDRLDEYKKFSNKLWNTGRFVLAQLEGFKPAGIDISKLTLADSWILHRYNSMLAVINEAYNTYDFQVVAGELHEFIWDYFCDWYLEIAKIQLAQEAEGKLADGQTRKVLHTIFEGLMRALHPIMPFITEELWSQTPKNVMFQQLISVMFAPYPHQDDRFLNPASEEKMAFLIRVIRTIRDMRQTFNVPASAEAEVIISVENQTELDWLEAGRGYIQRLSNKINPLTMGVSLQAPGKAARKKVGSATIYIPLANLIDVQKTKEKLQQRVQPIEKEIAKVKENLERPGFKERAPKDKVEAMERQLQDLYAQLESVKAQLAILDEV from the coding sequence ATGTCTACACCATCAGCAACAAAACAACCCTCAGAGAGTTCAAAGATGGCTTACAACCCAGCCGAGGTGGAGGCGAAGTGGACCAAGCACTGGTTCGACAACGATGTTTTCGACCTTGACATCAATCCTGACAAGCCGAAATACTCGATCGCTCTGCCGCCGCCCAATATTACGGGCAATTTACACATGGGACATGCTCTCAATGGCACGCTACAGGACGTTTTGATTCGGCTCAAACGCATGCAGGGCTATAACGTGCTCTGGCAGCCCGGTACTGACCACGCGGGCATTTCAACTCAGATAGTAGTTGAAAGAATGCTCAAGAAAGAAGGCAAAAACCGTCGCGACCTCGGGCGCGAAAAATTTATCGAAAGAGTCTGGGAATGGCGAAACGAATCGGGCAATACGATTCTCAGTCAATACAAACGTCTCGGGGTCAGCTTCAACTGGGACCGCCTTGCTTTCACTATGGATCCGGAATATGTGAAAGCGATATATCGGGCTTTCGTCACTCTCTACAAAGATGGTGCGATTTACCGAGGCAATCGTATTTGCAACTGGTGCCCTCGCTGCTTGACTAGCCTCTCTGACCTGGAAGTCGAGCACGAAGAGGAAGCCGGGCACCTCTATCTGATCAATTATCCGGCTGTCGATGGGTCTGGAAGCCTAACTGTCGCGACCACTCGACCCGAAACAATGTTCGGAGACGTCGCCGTAGCCGTACACCCTGATGACGATCGCTACAAGCAATTTGTCGGAAAGATGGTTCGCCTGCCTCTCACCAACCGCGAAATTCCAGTTATTGCTGATTCCTATGTGGAGCGCGACTTTGGTACGGGCGCTCTAAAAATCACACCTGCTCACGATGCCAATGACTGGGAAGTTGGTCAGCGTCACAAGTTGCCGCAACCAGCGGTTATCGACGCCGAAGGCAAATTGTGTGCAAACGAATTCGTTCCAGCAGATTTGCAAGGCAAAGATCGCTTCAAAGTGCGCGAATTGGCGGTTGAACAGCTCAGTCAACAAGAGCTACTCAAAGAAGTACAAGATTACACGCACGGAGTAGGGCACTGCGAACGGTGCCACACCGTAATCGAGCCGTACCTGTCGGATCAGTGGTACGTATCGATGAAAGAGCTTGTCGAGCCGGCGATCAAGGCTGTAGAAGACGAACGCATCGTCTTCGTGCCTGAAAGGTATACGAACACTTATCTGGACTGGATGCGCAATATTCGCGACTGGAATATCAGCCGGCAGCTCTGGTGGGGGCACCGTATTCCTATATGGACCTGTGACAATGGTCACGAGGACGCATTTGAAGAACCACCTGGCGAATGCACTAAATGTGGTTCCAAGAACCTGGAACAGGACCCAGACGTGCTCGACACGTGGTTCAGCTCAGCTCTGTGGCCGTTCGCTACGCTCGGCTGGCCTGGCGAATCGGTTGTGCTAAAAGAGTTTTATCCGACCACAGTTCTGTCAACGGCAAGAGAAATCATTAATCTCTGGGTCTCACGAATGATTTTCATGAGTTTCAAGTTCATGAAAACCATTCCGTTTAAACACGTTTTAATTCATCCGGTTGTTCAAACACCTGATGGCAAGCGCATGTCGAAGTCGAAGCAGAATGCCATCGATCCGCTCGACATGATAGGCAAGTACGGCGCTGATGCCAATCGTTTCCTCTTCACTTCGATGGGAATCAAGGGCGATCAAGACGTTCGTTTTCGCGAAGACAGATTGGACGAATACAAGAAGTTCAGCAATAAGCTGTGGAACACGGGTCGCTTTGTGCTTGCACAGTTGGAAGGATTCAAACCGGCCGGCATCGATATTTCCAAGCTGACTCTGGCGGATAGTTGGATCTTGCACCGATACAACAGCATGCTGGCTGTGATCAACGAGGCCTACAACACTTATGACTTCCAGGTCGTAGCCGGTGAGTTGCACGAATTCATCTGGGACTACTTCTGCGACTGGTATCTGGAAATCGCCAAGATTCAACTAGCGCAGGAAGCTGAAGGTAAACTCGCAGACGGGCAGACCAGGAAGGTTTTGCACACAATTTTCGAAGGACTGATGCGAGCCCTGCATCCTATCATGCCCTTCATCACAGAGGAATTGTGGAGTCAGACGCCTAAAAATGTCATGTTCCAGCAGTTGATATCGGTGATGTTTGCACCATATCCGCACCAGGACGATCGCTTCTTGAACCCCGCATCAGAAGAGAAGATGGCATTCCTTATTCGCGTCATTCGTACGATCCGCGATATGAGACAGACCTTCAACGTACCGGCATCAGCAGAAGCTGAAGTGATTATTTCAGTTGAGAATCAAACTGAATTGGATTGGCTCGAAGCTGGTCGCGGCTACATTCAGCGCCTGAGCAACAAAATCAACCCGCTCACCATGGGTGTTTCACTGCAGGCACCGGGCAAAGCTGCGCGTAAGAAAGTCGGCTCGGCGACTATCTACATTCCTCTGGCAAACTTGATTGATGTCCAGAAAACGAAAGAGAAATTGCAGCAACGAGTGCAACCGATTGAGAAAGAAATTGCCAAGGTCAAGGAGAACCTGGAGCGACCTGGATTCAAAGAAAGAGCGCCAAAAGATAAAGTAGAGGCGATGGAGCGGCAGCTGCAGGACCTTTACGCCCAACTCGAAAGCGTCAAGGCACAGCTCGCTATTTTGGACGAAGTCTGA